A window from Mus caroli chromosome 2, CAROLI_EIJ_v1.1, whole genome shotgun sequence encodes these proteins:
- the LOC110289822 gene encoding olfactory receptor 8K5-like translates to MSFQKLEMSHRNSTVPAEFILTGITHRPELQLLLLGVFIVIYGVAMIGNMSMIILTKLDSRLHTPMYYFIRHLAFIDLGNCTVIYPKMMVNFVVEQNVISYYACAVQMAFYIAFIISELFILSAMAYDRYVAICNPLLYSAIMSQRRCHVLVGIPYLYSIFQAVMITSKIFTLTFCDSNVISHFYCDNVPMLLLLCSNARDIELLIILFSALNLISSLFVVLVSYLLILLAIYRMHSADGRKKAFSTCGSHLTVVIVFYGTLLFMYLQPKSTHSFETDKIASVFYTLVIPMLNPLIYSFRNKEVKNSVLRVFRYQCKLCT, encoded by the coding sequence ATGTCTTTTCAGAAGCTTGAAATGAGCCACAGGAACTCAACAGTGCCAGCTGAATTCATTCTGACAGGAATTACACACAGGCCTGAGCTGCAGCTTCTGCTTTTGGGGGTCTTCATAGTCATCTACGGAGTCGCCATGATAGGCAACATGAGCATGATCATTTTGACCAAGTTGGACTCTCGCCTTCACACACCAATGTATTATTTTATCAGACACCTGGCTTTCATTGATCTTGGCAATTGCACTGTTATTTACCCCAAGATGATGGTAAATTTTGTGGTGGAACAAAATGTCATCTCTTATTATGCTTGTGCCGTGCAGATGGCATTCTACATTGCATTCATCATCAGTGAACTGTTTATATTGTCTGccatggcctatgatcgctatgtggccatctgcaatCCTCTGCTCTACAGTGCAATCATGTCACAGAGGCGCTGTCACGTTCTGGTGGGCATTCCCTATCTCTACAGTATCTTCCAAGCTGTGATGATAACTAGTAAGATTTTTACATTGACTTTCTGTGACTCTAATGTCATTAGCCATTTCTACTGTGACAATGTCCCTATGTTACTTTTACTGTGCTCAAATGCAAGGGATATAGAACTGTTGATCATATTATTTTCAGCACTTAATTTGATCTCCTCCCTCTTTGTAGTCTTAGTATCTTACCTTCTTATTCTACTGGCCATATATAGAATGCATTCTGCAGATGGAAGGAAAAAGGCCTTTTCAACTTGTGGTTCTCATCTGACAGTGGTAATAGTATTTTATGGAACTCTACTCTTCATGTACTTACAGCCTAAATCCACACACTCCTTTGAAACTGACAAAATAGCCTCTGTGTTTTATACTTTAGTGATTCCAATGCTTAATCCCTTGATCTACAGCTTTAGAAACAAAGAAGTGAAGAATTCTGTTCTAAGAGTCTTTAGGTATCAATGTAAACTTTGTACTTAA